The genomic segment CGCGCTGGATGAAATCACCCGTCGTGGCGGGCAGTTTGTGCTGCTGGGTGGGGGAGATACGGCCTTGGAAGGCGCATTTAAAGCCGCTGCAGCAGCCAATCCCACGCAAATAGCTGTGCAAATTGGCTACGACGAAGCCTGCTCGCACCGCATTATGGCGGCCGCCGATGTGCTGCTTGTGCCCAGCCGCTTTGAACCCTGCGGCCTTACTCAGCTCTATGCCCTGAAATACGGCGCTTTGCCGCTGGTGCGGCGGGTGGGTGGGCTGGCCGATACAGTGATTGATTGCAGCCTAGAAAACCTAGAAGACGCCAGCGCTACCGGCTTTGTCTTCGATGATTTTAATACCACCGCCCTGACAAAAGCGCTGCGTCGCGCCTTTATCCTATGGCATCGGCCTAAAGACTGGAAAACCACCCGCCGCAGCGCCATGCAAGTCGATTTTGGCTGGAGCGCCGCGGCAGCGCAGTATATGGCTTTGTATGAAAGGTTGATTGGTGAATGAGGGTAAAAAAGTCTGTAGACACAGAGAATGCTGAGGACACAGAGCGCACTGAGAAAAGCAATTTCTGGATTAGGCCGCTGGCGAGGGTTTTGAGTTTTTTCAATAAAAAATGATTGTTAAGCTCGTTAATAACTGATGTTACGCAGCCAAACCCAAATCTTGAAACACGAAGAAAAACAAGGCTTGAATTAAGTTGTTTCATAGGTTTTTAGTGTTTAATACCCAGCGATTAGAATTCGTATCGCAGCGAGTAGCACGGGGCTTAAATCTCCCCTTGAAACACGCCGGAGCGAGGAACAAGCGGGGCGGGGTTTCGGCCAGGGAGCGAGGAACGAGCCAATCCCGCCTGCCGCCGACTCGATTGTCCGCAGCGCAGGGGCTTTCGTGTTTCGTGGGGCGGCCTTCTTTGCTTCCTTTCTTGGTCGTTCAAGAAAGGGAGTCCCCCGCGGGGATACCGCGCCAAAATTAACGTGCCGAAGGCACTAAAAAGATGATCACTGCGTAACATCAGTTAATAAGGCATGTAACAAGCAGTTGATGTTTCTTATAAAGGAGCACCCCATGACGGTATCTTTTGAATACGATTCGCCCGGTAATGACAGCGATGCTTTAAAACATGCCATTGCCAATAAGCTGGTGTTTTTTATTGGTAAAGATCCGATTGTGGCTCAACCTAAAGATTGGTTGAATGCCACTTTTTTGGCGGTGCGTGATAGGCTGGTGGAGCGCTGGATGCGCACCACACGGGCGCAGTATTCTCAGGATTTAAAGCGGGTTTATTATTTATCGATGGAGTTTCTAATTGGCCGCGCTTTATCCAATGCGCTCCTAGCGTTGGAATTATTTGAGCCGGTCAAAGAGGCTCTCGATGAAATGGGCGTGGATTTAAATGAGATTCTGGATTACGAGCCGGATGCGGCTTTGGGTAATGGCGGGCTGGGCAGGCTGGCTGCGTGTTTTTTAGATTCAATGGCCACTATGGGCGTGCCGGGTTTTGCTTATGGTATTCGTTATGATTTTGGCATGTTTAAGCAGCGCATTATTGATGGCCAGCAAGTCGAAGCGCCCGACACTTGGTTGTCTGCTTTAAATGTGTGGGAATTTCCCAGAGATGAAGTTCAATATGTGGTGCAATTTGGCGGCCGTATAGAAACAGCAGGCAATACGGTGCGTTGGCTGGATACGCAAGATGTATTGGCGATGGCTTATGATTATATAATTCCTGGCTATCAGACCACCGCAACCAATACACTCAGGCTTTGGTCGGCCAGGGCTTCGCGCAGCATTAATTTACATATGTTCAATCAGGGGGATTATATTGCTGCGGTAGAGGAAAAAAACCATAGTGAAAATGTTTCTAGAGTTTTATACCCTGATGATTCTACTCAGCATGGTAAAGAATTAAGACTGCGGCAAGAATATTTCTTTGTTTCAGCGTCTTTACAGGATATTGTGCACCGTTATTTATTAACCCATGAAGATTTTAATCAGCTGAGCGATAAAGCTGCTATTCATTTAAACGATACACATCCTGTGCTGGCGGTGCCAGAATTAATGCGAATTTTAATGGATGAATATCATCTTGATTGGGATGCCGCTTGGGGATATACGCAAAAGATTTTTTCATACACTAATCATACTTTAATGAGTGAAGCACTCGAAACCTGGCCGGTAGAGATGTTTGCACACTGGCTGCCCCGGCATTTAAAAATTATCTTTGATATTAATGCGAAATTTCTTTCCGGGGTAAAACAGCGCTTTCCGGATGATGCCGATTTAATTCGCCGCGTTTCTTTGGTGGATGAATCGGGCGAGCGAAAAATACGTATGGCTTATATTGCCGTAGTGGCCAGCCATAAAGTGAATGGCGTTTCGGCGCTGCATTCGCAGTTGATGAAATCAACTATCTTTGCCGATTTTGCGCGAATTTTTCCAGAGCGTTTTACTAATGTCACCAATGGTATTACGCCAAGACGCTGGCTGGCTCAGGCCAACCGGCCTTTGGCTGCATTAATTGATCATCAAATAGGCAGAACATGGCGGGTTAATTTAGATGAATTAGCCGAGTTAAAGCCTCTGGCTGAGGATGAAGCGTTTATTACTGATTTTATGCAGGCGAAGCGAGCCAATAAAGAGCGCTTAGTACGCTATATCGCCACGCATTTAGGCGGTGTGGTTTCGCCGGATGCTTTATTTGATGTGCAGGTAAAACGCATTCATGAATATAAACGGCAATTACTTAATTTGTTGCATGTGGTTGCCCGCTATAATTTTATTTTAAAAAATCCAGATGCAGCTACCGTGCCAAGGGTGGTGGTTTTTGCCGGTAAAGCCGCATCGGCTTATAAGCTGGCTAAATTATTGATTCATCTGATGAATGATATTGGTGCAAAAATAAACCATGACAGCCGGGTGGGCGATAAGCTGAAAGTGGTGTTTATTCCCAATTACAGCGTAAGCCTCGCTGAAATCATTATTCCGGCTGCCGATTTATCCGAGCAAATCTCTACTGCAGGCACGGAGGCATCGGGCACAGGCAATATGAAATTTGCATTAAATGGTGCCTTAACAATTGGCACACTGGATGGCGCAAATATTGAAATTGGCCAAGCGGTAGGTGCAGATAATATTTTTATATTTGGCAATAATAGCGATGATGTGCAGCGCCTGCGGCAGGAATCTTATAATCCGCGTGCTGTTTATGAGGCCGATCCGGTTTTGCATGAGGTTTTAAATCAAATTGCATCTGGTTTTTTTAGCCCAGAAGAGCCAGAGCGCTATCGGGTTATTTTTGATTTACTGGTTAATTGGGGAGATCATTATCAATTATTGGCAGATTTTGCAGATTATGTAAAAGTGCAGGGAAAAGTTGATGCGCTGTATTTAAAGCCATTTGAATGGCATAGAAAAGCCCTGCTGAATGTGGCCG from the Iodobacter fluviatilis genome contains:
- a CDS encoding glycogen/starch/alpha-glucan phosphorylase, which encodes MTVSFEYDSPGNDSDALKHAIANKLVFFIGKDPIVAQPKDWLNATFLAVRDRLVERWMRTTRAQYSQDLKRVYYLSMEFLIGRALSNALLALELFEPVKEALDEMGVDLNEILDYEPDAALGNGGLGRLAACFLDSMATMGVPGFAYGIRYDFGMFKQRIIDGQQVEAPDTWLSALNVWEFPRDEVQYVVQFGGRIETAGNTVRWLDTQDVLAMAYDYIIPGYQTTATNTLRLWSARASRSINLHMFNQGDYIAAVEEKNHSENVSRVLYPDDSTQHGKELRLRQEYFFVSASLQDIVHRYLLTHEDFNQLSDKAAIHLNDTHPVLAVPELMRILMDEYHLDWDAAWGYTQKIFSYTNHTLMSEALETWPVEMFAHWLPRHLKIIFDINAKFLSGVKQRFPDDADLIRRVSLVDESGERKIRMAYIAVVASHKVNGVSALHSQLMKSTIFADFARIFPERFTNVTNGITPRRWLAQANRPLAALIDHQIGRTWRVNLDELAELKPLAEDEAFITDFMQAKRANKERLVRYIATHLGGVVSPDALFDVQVKRIHEYKRQLLNLLHVVARYNFILKNPDAATVPRVVVFAGKAASAYKLAKLLIHLMNDIGAKINHDSRVGDKLKVVFIPNYSVSLAEIIIPAADLSEQISTAGTEASGTGNMKFALNGALTIGTLDGANIEIGQAVGADNIFIFGNNSDDVQRLRQESYNPRAVYEADPVLHEVLNQIASGFFSPEEPERYRVIFDLLVNWGDHYQLLADFADYVKVQGKVDALYLKPFEWHRKALLNVAGMGRFSSDRSISEYARKIWNSSSVKL